Below is a genomic region from Streptomyces roseoviridis.
CTACGCCCTCGCCGCCCCCGACCGCGTCGACCGCCTCGCGCTGCTCGACCCGACGAACTGCTTCACCGGCTACGCCCCGCGCTTCCTGCTGCGCGCCCTGCCGGTGCTGCTGCGCCCCGGCCCGGCCCGGGTCACCGCCCTGCTCGACTGGGAGACGCGGGGTGCCGTGCTCGACCCGGACTGGCGGCGACTCCAGGCCCTGGCCGCGACCGTCCCCACCGTCCGCCCGGTCACCGGTCCCAGGCCCGCGCCCGAGCGGCTGGCGGCCCTGGAGGCACCGACGCTGGTCCTCCTCGCCGGCCGGTCCCGCGTCCACGACCCGGCCGCCGTGGCCCGCCGGGCCCGGGCCGCCGCCCCCGGCGTGGAGACGGAGACCCTGCCCGACGCGACCCACTTCACCCTGCCCGTGGCAGCCCCACCGGGCGCCCACGCCCGGATCGCCCGCCACTTCGCCTGAGGCGGAGCATCAACGGGACAGCGCGTCCCGCACGGCCTCCTCGCTCCGCGCGACGACCGCCGTGCCGTCGTCGGCGGTGATGATCGGCCGCTGGATCAGCTTCGGATGCGCCGCCAGCGCCTCCACCCAGCG
It encodes:
- a CDS encoding alpha/beta fold hydrolase encodes the protein MARERFDRAYDAVLARWPGDTTTTRVPTPYGTTHLISHGPADAPPVLLLPGGGATATGWHGTAAALGAAHRVHAVDLVGEPGRSVADPGRPLRTAGDLTGWLDALLGALDRSGGRAPGRVGLVGHSYGAWIALHYALAAPDRVDRLALLDPTNCFTGYAPRFLLRALPVLLRPGPARVTALLDWETRGAVLDPDWRRLQALAATVPTVRPVTGPRPAPERLAALEAPTLVLLAGRSRVHDPAAVARRARAAAPGVETETLPDATHFTLPVAAPPGAHARIARHFA